Proteins co-encoded in one Oceanococcus atlanticus genomic window:
- the ccmE gene encoding cytochrome c maturation protein CcmE, with protein MTRRQRRTFMVLGLVVMVAAIVAMASQVFRENLMYFYSATEVVNGDVPPQARIRLGGLVVPGSVQREPASLRVDFRMADCEHAVPVSYEGILPDLFREGQGIVATGRLQNGLFVADEVLAKHDENYMPPELAEKLGADGTGHSCAPFKSLERS; from the coding sequence ATGACAAGACGACAAAGACGCACCTTTATGGTGTTGGGTTTGGTGGTGATGGTCGCGGCAATCGTGGCCATGGCCAGCCAGGTTTTTCGCGAAAACCTGATGTATTTTTACAGCGCAACGGAGGTGGTCAACGGTGATGTGCCGCCGCAGGCGCGCATTCGTCTCGGCGGGCTGGTGGTGCCCGGCAGTGTGCAGCGCGAGCCGGCCAGTCTGAGGGTTGATTTCCGTATGGCGGACTGTGAGCACGCCGTGCCGGTCAGCTATGAAGGCATCCTGCCGGATCTGTTCCGTGAGGGGCAGGGCATTGTGGCGACCGGGCGACTGCAAAACGGGCTGTTCGTTGCCGACGAAGTCCTTGCCAAGCATGACGAAAACTACATGCCGCCGGAACTGGCTGAGAAGCTCGGCGCCGATGGCACCGGCCACAGCTGCGCGCCATTCAAATCGCTGGAGCGTTCATGA
- a CDS encoding heme lyase CcmF/NrfE family subunit — MIAAVGHFALATALAVSLIQFVVPLWGLRSRNTASLVLALPAARASFVLILCAFCLLTVAFLQDDFSLSYVANQSNSALPLIYKISAVWGGHEGSLLLWLLMLTGWGLAVASRSRKLPLEISATVLAVIAGVTVGFLLFVLFTSNPFERLLPAPLEGRDLNPLLQDPGLAIHPPMLYMGYVGFTVPFAFAIAALLHGRLDTAWLRWTRPWATWAWSYLTLGIMLGSWWAYNELGWGGWWFWDPVENASFMPWLVGTALIHSLAATEKRRVLASWTILLAIAAFALSLLGTFLVRSGVLVSVHAFATDPARGVYILGFFSVVVGGSLALYTWRAASMSLQAPIRLNSREGLLLVNNVLLVVAAFSVLLGTLYPLMVDALGLPKPSVGPPWFNATFVPLMLPMLALVGFSWRVNWWKADWGAAVRANRVAMLVALVGGLALPLMTPDVRGVGIFVACVLAMWCTVTALAEIFAWLRKGRLPPASILGMSVAHLGLGIFAIGVGLVSQADAEKDLAMRPGQQVTFGGYEWLFKGTDHLEGPNYSAEHGVIEIRDSHGRQLTVLEPEKRRYHSQPNNPMTESAIDIGLFRDLYVSLGEPLGEDAWSVRLYVKPFIRWIWFGAILMAVGGGVAATDRRYRMERKLQASASTAELGAAA, encoded by the coding sequence ATGATCGCGGCCGTGGGTCACTTTGCGCTGGCCACGGCATTGGCCGTGTCGCTAATTCAGTTCGTGGTGCCCCTGTGGGGGTTGCGCTCGCGCAACACAGCGTCGCTTGTTCTGGCGTTGCCGGCCGCGCGCGCATCCTTTGTACTGATTCTTTGTGCCTTCTGTTTGTTGACGGTGGCCTTCCTGCAGGATGATTTCTCGCTGTCTTATGTAGCGAACCAATCCAACAGTGCCTTGCCGTTGATTTACAAGATTTCGGCGGTGTGGGGTGGCCATGAAGGTTCACTGCTGTTGTGGCTGCTGATGCTGACAGGCTGGGGGCTGGCGGTGGCATCACGTTCGCGCAAGCTGCCGTTGGAGATCAGTGCCACGGTGTTGGCCGTTATTGCGGGCGTGACGGTGGGCTTTTTGCTGTTTGTCCTGTTCACCTCCAATCCGTTCGAGCGCTTGCTGCCAGCGCCGCTGGAAGGGCGTGACCTGAATCCGCTACTTCAGGACCCCGGTCTGGCGATACACCCACCCATGCTGTACATGGGCTACGTCGGGTTTACGGTGCCGTTCGCGTTCGCCATTGCGGCCTTGCTGCATGGACGCCTTGATACCGCATGGCTGCGCTGGACCCGGCCGTGGGCGACCTGGGCCTGGAGTTACCTCACGCTGGGCATCATGCTGGGCTCGTGGTGGGCCTATAACGAGCTGGGCTGGGGCGGCTGGTGGTTCTGGGATCCGGTAGAGAACGCGTCTTTCATGCCCTGGTTGGTCGGCACCGCACTGATTCATTCCCTGGCGGCGACCGAAAAGCGCCGCGTGCTGGCGAGTTGGACCATTCTGCTGGCTATCGCCGCATTTGCGTTGAGCCTGCTGGGCACGTTCCTGGTGCGCTCAGGGGTGCTGGTTTCGGTGCACGCATTCGCTACTGATCCGGCCCGTGGTGTCTACATTCTGGGCTTTTTCAGTGTTGTGGTTGGTGGCTCGCTGGCTCTGTACACCTGGCGCGCGGCGAGCATGAGCCTGCAGGCACCGATTCGCCTGAATTCACGTGAAGGCCTGCTGCTCGTGAATAACGTGCTGCTGGTGGTGGCCGCATTCAGCGTGCTGCTGGGCACGTTGTATCCGCTCATGGTTGATGCCTTGGGGTTGCCCAAGCCGTCGGTGGGGCCACCCTGGTTCAACGCGACGTTCGTGCCGTTGATGCTGCCGATGTTGGCGCTGGTTGGGTTTTCCTGGCGGGTTAATTGGTGGAAGGCTGACTGGGGCGCAGCGGTGCGCGCCAATCGTGTGGCCATGCTGGTCGCATTGGTTGGCGGCTTGGCCCTACCGCTGATGACACCTGATGTGCGTGGGGTGGGTATTTTTGTGGCCTGTGTGCTGGCGATGTGGTGCACGGTGACGGCGCTGGCCGAAATTTTTGCCTGGTTGCGCAAAGGGCGGTTGCCGCCGGCATCCATTCTGGGCATGAGTGTGGCGCATCTGGGCCTGGGTATTTTCGCGATTGGCGTTGGCTTGGTCAGCCAGGCCGACGCGGAGAAAGATCTGGCCATGCGCCCCGGCCAGCAGGTTACGTTTGGTGGTTACGAATGGTTGTTCAAGGGGACGGATCACCTTGAAGGGCCGAACTACAGCGCCGAACATGGGGTGATTGAGATTCGCGATTCCCACGGGCGACAGCTGACCGTGCTGGAGCCGGAGAAACGGCGTTACCACTCGCAACCCAACAATCCCATGACCGAGTCGGCGATTGATATTGGATTGTTTCGCGATCTTTATGTCTCTCTGGGCGAGCCGCTGGGCGAGGATGCCTGGAGTGTGCGGCTGTATGTGAAGCCGTTCATACGCTGGATCTGGTTCGGTGCAATTTTGATGGCAGTTGGTGGCGGAGTCGCGGCGACAGATCGACGCTATCGCATGGAGCGCAAGCTTCAGGCGTCCGCGTCCACCGCCGAGCTCGGGGCTGCAGCGTGA
- the uvrC gene encoding excinuclease ABC subunit UvrC, producing the protein MTAAEAFDAQAFVRRLTTQPGVYRMLDGGGEVLYVGKARNLKKRVSSYFLRASGNPRIEAMVDQVAAIEISITASEDEALLLESSLIKSLKPRYNVCLRDDKSYPYLRLTGHRYPRIVFHRGARKPNERYFGPFPSAATVRETISTLQKVFEVRGCSDSYFEARTRPCLQHQIRRCSAPCVGLVSEADYAASVDAVSDVMQGRAESLVRALQSRMDEQAAALDFESAARTRDRIAAIRRMQETKIVTGLKGDADVVVLESINGLTGVGVMSIRAGQNRGQVQHFPRVPKDVSAEELMGEFLAQHYTSHAPPDELIVNVAPAEADWLTHALSEAAGRKLVIKAQVRDVRRRLRDMASASLREALKHRVLSRQNIGSRLLALQARFALERVPERLECFDISHSRGEETMASCVVFGSEGADKSQYRRFAINGITPGDDYAAIRQAVLRRFKHVVSGESPCPDVLLIDGGKGQLASAMSALEELAVEPPLILGVAKGSARKPGLEQLFMPGKNEALRLDDDDPALHLIQQVRDEAHRFAITGHRGRRAKARTRSELDDIPGLGPVRRQALLRRFGGMRQLRRASLDELQKVEGFHRALARRVYDHLHENPSG; encoded by the coding sequence ATGACGGCAGCTGAGGCATTTGATGCACAGGCTTTTGTTCGCCGGCTGACCACTCAGCCCGGCGTCTACCGCATGCTCGATGGCGGCGGTGAGGTGCTGTATGTCGGTAAGGCGCGCAATCTGAAGAAGCGCGTTTCCAGCTATTTTCTGCGCGCCAGTGGTAACCCGCGTATCGAGGCCATGGTCGATCAGGTCGCTGCGATCGAGATCAGCATCACCGCATCCGAGGATGAAGCGCTGCTGCTGGAAAGCAGCCTGATCAAATCGCTCAAGCCGCGCTACAACGTGTGTTTGCGCGACGACAAGAGTTACCCCTATCTGCGCCTGACCGGTCATCGCTATCCTCGCATCGTGTTCCACCGCGGTGCGCGCAAGCCGAATGAGCGTTACTTTGGCCCGTTCCCGAGTGCGGCTACGGTCCGTGAAACAATCTCGACTTTACAGAAGGTTTTCGAGGTAAGAGGTTGTTCAGACAGTTATTTCGAAGCGCGCACGCGCCCCTGTCTGCAACACCAGATTCGACGCTGTAGCGCACCGTGCGTGGGGCTGGTTTCCGAAGCCGACTATGCCGCCAGCGTTGATGCGGTCAGTGATGTCATGCAGGGCCGCGCCGAATCCCTGGTGCGCGCGTTGCAGTCGCGCATGGATGAGCAGGCGGCGGCGCTGGATTTCGAGTCAGCCGCACGCACCCGAGACCGCATTGCGGCCATCCGGCGCATGCAGGAGACCAAAATCGTGACCGGACTCAAGGGCGATGCCGATGTGGTCGTGCTGGAGTCCATCAACGGCCTGACCGGCGTTGGGGTCATGAGTATTCGGGCAGGGCAGAACCGGGGGCAGGTGCAGCACTTCCCGCGCGTGCCCAAGGATGTCAGCGCGGAGGAGTTGATGGGCGAATTTCTGGCTCAGCATTACACCTCACATGCGCCACCCGACGAGCTGATCGTCAATGTGGCCCCGGCCGAGGCCGACTGGCTGACACACGCCTTGAGTGAGGCGGCCGGACGCAAGCTGGTGATCAAGGCGCAAGTGCGCGACGTGCGTCGGCGCCTGCGTGACATGGCCAGCGCCAGCCTGCGCGAGGCGCTCAAGCACCGGGTCTTGTCTCGCCAGAACATTGGCAGTCGTCTGTTGGCGCTGCAGGCGCGTTTCGCGCTGGAGCGTGTGCCCGAGCGCCTGGAATGTTTCGATATCAGTCACAGCCGCGGTGAAGAGACCATGGCCTCCTGCGTGGTGTTCGGTAGCGAAGGGGCGGATAAATCGCAGTACCGGCGCTTTGCCATCAACGGGATCACCCCGGGCGATGACTATGCGGCTATCCGCCAGGCGGTGCTGCGTCGCTTCAAGCACGTGGTCAGCGGCGAGAGCCCGTGCCCAGACGTGCTGCTGATTGACGGCGGCAAGGGGCAGTTGGCCTCGGCCATGAGTGCGCTGGAGGAGCTTGCGGTTGAGCCGCCGCTGATATTGGGTGTGGCCAAGGGCAGTGCTCGCAAACCGGGATTGGAGCAATTGTTCATGCCGGGTAAGAACGAGGCACTGCGCCTGGATGATGATGATCCGGCTCTGCATCTGATTCAGCAGGTCCGGGACGAGGCACACCGTTTTGCCATCACCGGGCATCGTGGGCGACGGGCCAAGGCGCGCACACGTTCCGAGCTGGACGACATACCGGGTTTAGGCCCGGTGCGGCGCCAGGCTTTGTTGCGGCGCTTTGGCGGCATGCGTCAGTTGCGCCGCGCCAGCCTGGATGAGCTGCAGAAAGTCGAAGGCTTTCATCGCGCCCTGGCACGGCGCGTGTATGATCATTTGCACGAAAACCCCTCCGGATAA
- the ccmD gene encoding heme exporter protein CcmD, with protein sequence MSEFFAMGGYAVYLWPSYAVFLAVLFGAWGTALWRGRRIRQAIVRERRGRNEIQ encoded by the coding sequence ATGAGTGAGTTCTTCGCCATGGGCGGTTATGCCGTCTATCTATGGCCCAGTTACGCGGTATTTCTGGCGGTCTTGTTTGGGGCTTGGGGAACCGCGCTGTGGCGCGGGCGTCGAATTCGCCAGGCGATTGTGCGAGAACGCCGGGGGCGCAACGAAATTCAATGA
- the ccmC gene encoding heme ABC transporter permease CcmC, whose amino-acid sequence MWLWFHRLGSGPTFYPFAGRLAWLLAIPGLLLLLHGLYGALWAAPVDYQQGQGYRMIFVHVPAAWLSLFIYTSMAVAAVVALIWRMKVAEVYIIDAAIPGAGFTAAALITGMLWGKPMWGTYWVWDARLTSELILLFLYLGVLALDQAIEDKRQAARACALLALVGAVNVPIVHYSVEWWNTLHQGPTVSKFDSPSMDMRMLVPLLELTLASTLLFGTIVLVRMRATLLWRERHSRWVGEIVEAEQ is encoded by the coding sequence ATGTGGCTTTGGTTTCACAGGCTTGGCTCCGGCCCGACCTTTTATCCGTTTGCCGGGCGTCTGGCCTGGTTGCTCGCTATTCCTGGTCTGTTGCTGCTGCTGCACGGCCTTTACGGCGCCCTGTGGGCGGCGCCGGTGGATTATCAGCAAGGCCAGGGCTACCGCATGATTTTCGTGCATGTGCCGGCTGCCTGGTTGTCATTGTTCATATACACCTCCATGGCTGTGGCCGCGGTGGTGGCACTGATCTGGCGCATGAAGGTGGCCGAGGTCTACATCATTGACGCAGCCATACCCGGGGCGGGCTTTACTGCGGCAGCGCTGATCACCGGCATGCTGTGGGGCAAGCCGATGTGGGGAACCTACTGGGTGTGGGATGCGCGGTTGACCTCCGAACTGATTTTGCTGTTCCTGTATCTGGGCGTGCTGGCTCTTGATCAGGCTATCGAAGACAAACGCCAAGCTGCTCGGGCCTGTGCGCTGCTCGCCCTGGTTGGGGCGGTCAACGTGCCGATCGTGCACTACTCGGTCGAGTGGTGGAACACGCTGCACCAGGGCCCCACGGTGAGTAAATTTGATTCGCCATCCATGGATATGCGCATGCTGGTGCCGCTGCTGGAGTTGACGCTGGCCAGCACGCTGTTATTCGGCACCATCGTGCTGGTGCGCATGCGCGCGACCTTGCTGTGGCGCGAACGGCACAGCCGCTGGGTCGGGGAAATTGTTGAGGCGGAACAATGA
- the ccmA gene encoding heme ABC exporter ATP-binding protein CcmA: MSEAILSATNLWLRRGERELFNGYSLQLHAADVLWLRAPNGRGKTTLLRILAGLVTPETGRLSWRGQGFASRMDESRQAIGFLDERLGLSRDLSVADNLRYIADTCATQTAVAIDALELAPLLARRVGQLSTGQKKRVGMARLLLENAVVWLLDEPANGLDDTNRARLSALIEAHRAQGGVCVFASHDELPLARPPRIETLEGACAA, from the coding sequence ATGTCTGAGGCGATTCTTAGCGCCACAAATCTGTGGTTGCGGCGCGGCGAGCGCGAACTCTTCAACGGTTATTCATTGCAGCTGCATGCGGCGGACGTGCTGTGGCTGCGCGCGCCCAATGGGCGTGGCAAAACGACCTTGCTGCGCATACTGGCGGGCTTGGTGACGCCCGAAACAGGCCGTCTCAGTTGGCGTGGCCAAGGCTTTGCCAGCCGCATGGATGAATCTCGGCAAGCGATTGGCTTTCTTGATGAGCGACTTGGTCTGAGTCGCGATCTGAGTGTCGCCGACAATCTGCGTTACATCGCCGACACCTGCGCGACACAAACCGCTGTTGCAATCGATGCCCTTGAGCTTGCGCCGCTGCTCGCGCGGCGGGTTGGCCAGTTGTCGACCGGACAGAAAAAGCGCGTGGGCATGGCCCGTCTGTTGCTGGAAAACGCCGTGGTCTGGTTGCTTGATGAGCCGGCCAACGGCCTGGATGACACCAACCGTGCACGCTTGTCGGCTCTGATCGAAGCCCATCGTGCGCAGGGTGGCGTGTGCGTGTTTGCGAGCCATGATGAGCTGCCGTTGGCTAGGCCGCCACGGATCGAGACGCTGGAGGGTGCATGCGCGGCCTGA
- the pgsA gene encoding CDP-diacylglycerol--glycerol-3-phosphate 3-phosphatidyltransferase, with the protein MRLTLPTQLTLLRVLAIPLLVLVYYLDFQHNTIVAAIIFILAAITDWLDGYLARRLNAMSNFGAFLDPVADKLIVATALVVLLQNDPGVAMLLPVAVIIGREITISALREWMAELGQRASVAVRGIGKLKTGTQMTAISMLLWEESTFNLPVYDLGYALLLIASVLTLWSMAVYLRAAWPLLSQAD; encoded by the coding sequence TTGCGCCTGACTTTGCCGACGCAACTGACGCTGCTGCGCGTGCTGGCGATCCCCTTGCTGGTGCTCGTCTACTATCTCGATTTTCAGCACAACACGATTGTTGCCGCGATCATCTTCATCCTGGCCGCAATTACCGACTGGTTGGACGGCTACCTCGCCCGACGCTTGAATGCCATGTCCAACTTCGGCGCATTCCTGGATCCGGTGGCCGACAAGCTGATTGTGGCGACAGCGCTGGTGGTGCTGCTTCAAAATGATCCAGGCGTGGCCATGCTGCTGCCGGTGGCCGTGATCATCGGGCGCGAGATCACTATTTCCGCCCTGCGCGAGTGGATGGCAGAGCTTGGTCAGCGCGCCAGTGTGGCGGTGCGCGGTATCGGCAAACTCAAGACCGGCACGCAGATGACGGCCATTTCCATGCTGCTGTGGGAAGAGTCCACTTTCAACTTGCCGGTCTACGATCTGGGCTACGCTTTACTGCTGATTGCCAGCGTTTTGACCCTGTGGTCGATGGCTGTGTATTTGCGCGCCGCATGGCCTTTGTTGTCGCAAGCCGACTGA
- the ccmB gene encoding heme exporter protein CcmB produces the protein MRGLTALLRRELQRYWRRRGDALQAPLIFCLICLLFPLGGVPSPEHLARYAPAVIWAGALTACIFGLEALYRQEMAEGWVDAMLLSAWPMPLVLFIKALVHWLFTGLPVVLLAWPMSRALYFPAEQVWAVLYGLLLGTPVLVLLGGIGAGLTAGMGRGGLLTSLLMLPLYVPVLIFGAGCGVAAHDGLPITGQLYLLACMLVAAMFLAPWASAAALKIASESS, from the coding sequence ATGCGCGGCCTGACGGCGTTGTTGCGGCGTGAATTGCAGCGCTACTGGCGCCGCCGGGGCGATGCCCTGCAGGCGCCGCTGATTTTCTGTCTGATCTGCCTGCTGTTTCCTCTGGGTGGCGTGCCCTCACCGGAGCATCTGGCGCGCTATGCGCCGGCGGTGATTTGGGCTGGCGCGTTGACCGCGTGCATTTTTGGTCTGGAAGCTTTGTATCGCCAGGAAATGGCGGAGGGCTGGGTGGACGCCATGCTGCTCTCGGCGTGGCCCATGCCATTGGTGCTGTTTATCAAAGCCCTGGTGCATTGGTTGTTCACCGGCTTGCCGGTGGTTTTGTTGGCCTGGCCGATGAGTCGTGCTTTGTATTTTCCCGCCGAGCAGGTCTGGGCGGTCCTCTATGGCTTGCTGCTTGGCACGCCGGTGCTGGTGCTGCTTGGGGGCATTGGGGCAGGGCTGACAGCCGGCATGGGACGAGGTGGTTTGCTGACCAGTTTGTTGATGTTGCCGTTGTATGTGCCGGTGCTGATTTTTGGCGCGGGCTGCGGGGTTGCTGCACACGACGGATTGCCCATCACCGGTCAGTTATACTTGCTCGCTTGTATGCTCGTCGCGGCCATGTTTCTTGCTCCTTGGGCCAGCGCCGCGGCTCTTAAGATCGCAAGCGAATCCTCCTGA